CCATTGAAAGCTTCCTTAGAGAAAAATCTCTGAAAGCAGCAAGGCTTCCATCAGAGGGAAAACAGGGAGGGGATAATGAACAACGAGGGACTGAAACATCTAAATGACACAGTGTGGCGGGTGTGAAGGCACCTATTACCCGGTGCGCACCCTTTTATTGTTGAGGATACACATCATCATCTCTGTGTTAGAAGGTTGAAGGCGTTTAATTGATGTCTGATTAAAAATCACAGCGTGACATCTTGATCTTTTTTAAATGCTGTGGACAATACTTTTCAAAGGGTTCAGTCACTGACTATCTCTTATGTCATttcagatgtgcacacacatacatacacaaaaccaCACTAAAATGGCATGTTCAAAATGCACACTTTGGGTTAAATGCAACCCATTCTGTCTGTTCTAATTCGCTCCTCATGACAGCAAAGAATTATGTGAGCTACTTCTCAGGAACACTGGTTGGTCTGTTTCCATGACAAAGGTTACAGCACTGAGAGGCCTGCATGTAGAACATTTAACTGAAGAACAGGTCTAAGAACAGACCTGAGAGGCCTACATGTAGAACATTTAACTGAAGAACAGGTCTAAGAACAGACCTGAGAGGCCTGCATGTAGAACATTGAACTAAAGTCCAGGTCTAAGAATGATCTGCCACAGCTGTCAAGGCACACATGGAATCAGCTGCATTTCAGACAGTATTGTTCTGGAGGACAGAGGATAATGCAAGACTTGTGATACTGTTGTACTGCATCTGGGGTGTTGCCATAGAAATAGCACAAACCCTAAAGCAACCCATTAAAAGAGGGGAGTGGGCCATACATAAGGGAGACAACTGTGGGCCACAAGACCATTACATGACTGCTGCGTCTGACTCTGAAAGGGTGCCAAGTGTTGTTCGGGTTTGATCTATAGCATGACTGGAACAGTAGGTGAGGAACTGAGAGAGGACTGACCCAGACCACACCTCATtgcttaatctgtgtgtgtttggtgtgtctgtgcatgtgtggcaagagggagagatgtaaaAGAATGATGTAGAATGAGACTATAGTTTCCACACTCCCTGGTCTATGCAAGGTTTATACACTTAAGCAGTGAAAACAAACCATTAAGTTTGTGAGCGTCAGGCCCCTGTCACTGGGctggggctctctctctctccttggctGCCGGCTCGGCCATTCTAGGTCAATATTCATTGGATGCAAAATGGGAATGAATTAACTTGTTGCCTCCTGGAGTAAATAAAAATACCAGGACTTGGCCACTGCCGCTGCTGCGAAGCCATCCGGGGTATATTATTTCCCTTCACTGTGGTCAGGCCGCTGTGCTGCAAATGTGGACCAGATGAGATCCTGGTTCACGGTTCTGGGCTAAATGAGAGGCTTCGGGACAAATTCCCTCCATCAAAACTCCTTCGCCCAAAATCAACCCCTGCTGGAGCTCCAGAAAGGGCAGCGGCCTGCATACATGTGCAGGCCCAGGTCACATGACAGATGGGAGGGCGAGCAGAAGGAGCCCagcgagaggggaggagagaggaagggagcccGTGGTGTGAGCGGAGGGGGTAGTGTTATTGCAGGGCAGAGAATGGAACCCTAATGAGCTGAGAACACCTTGAGTCATCTGAGACATTTAACAAGTGGTTTGTAAAGAGcaaagagtacacacacacacacacacacacacacacacacacacacacacacaaaacagcaaaaGTAACACTGCATGTTGTCAGCATTAGCCAAATCACCCACACTAATTATCTTGAAATGATCGTGTGGCTTTATGGACTGGTTACCAAGACGACTAAATGGTGCATACATacgtacgcacatacacaactgGCTCTGGACTTCCTATATGTATGCAAAGCAAATACCAAAAGACacctttcctctcatctcctgaGGAGTGCTCTTTGAGCAGCGGCAGTGACGTTCCAATGGCGTTATCTTATCTGTGAACCTAGTCACAACACCAATTATAAGCTCATTAAAAATAGAAAATGGCAATCGGCCCATCTTATCTAAAGCATGTCTTAGGAATGCAGGCACAAAGATGTGTTTGCTTCACTGGCTAATCTGAATCATTTATGGTGTGTTACATGTTCCAGTGGATCAATTCAAACTTGTTAGGCATTTCATTTCACTGTAACTATAACTTAATCTTGTGTTGCCAGTCGTAGGACTGTTTAACAATGTGTACAGGTCTTCAGACAACCATCTCACCAGTCAGGGTGTGTCTCATCCTTATGGAAGGCACATCTGTAAACCATACAGGCCAATTTGGGAGCGTTGTCCATGTGTTGCACAGCATGGCTGTCAAAAGCCATATTGCCGGAGTGACCCCTTAATGAACTTCCAGTATCTATTTTCAAACAGTTTTGAACTGACTGCACCAATGCTTCACAAACAAGATCCCCATGCTGCCATTCCGTGACCTTGGAAAATGAATAGTCTTATTAAACCTCATTGACCCCGCCAGCCGCATGACACATGCCATGTGCACAGCTAAAaagctgaaatgtgtttttttaaaagaataAAGTTTGGAAAATCCTTGACTGGCCAAGATTTATCATGCAACTACCACCAATGACCAGAGCGTTGGGTTACCTAACTTTCTTGCTGGGGCATCGCGGACAAACCTAATTGAGTGGTATGTGTTACGTGGAAGTCACCTGCAGTGCATGTTTTAACACCCTTTGGACGAGTTATCTGTATATGAGTGTAATGTTGTCACTCATTACTCATTGACAGAGGCGTGCATAGCAAGGCAATACTGAGGTCTGCACAGTAGGGAGGAGATAACTTGTATAACGTTTGGTTTTCTACTTGTACACATAGAAGCCCTGTCCATGTTGTTAAACAGCAGatcaccccacacacccaccttaAAGTCTGACTCCTCTTGACAAAAGCagtttattgatgtgttttttcccccctcaaagTTCTTGACATTTGAGTTCAAGTAATAGAACATCAGGACCCAGCTAGCATTCAATTTGACTTATCAACACGTTCCACAAATGGACTAGAACCCTTTAAAGGCTACCAGATGTATTGGCCTAGCAGCATatattctctcattctgtgttCTCAATAATTGTTGACATGTTTTAACAGGGAACAGAGCTCCATCTCCAGTATATTTCAGTGACAATGCAGTTACATTAAAttacttgccatttttataacTACATTTCATTCTATCCATGGGATTCCAAGAAGCAAAACTATGTGTTTGGGGATGGTAAAACAACAACCCTAAAGTGAGTCAGGGAAGCACATAGATAGGACATGCAATAATCATGGTCTCAAAGGAAAGGGTTGATTAAGAAGACTCAATGGGCTCAAACTGTGGAAGAAAGCTCACATACCAGCACATTTCCTGAGCATTCAGTGTCAGCTACCTGtcacattgtgttttttttttagataattaAGTGCATTCACATTAACATTTGCTTAGAAACCCCATGATATCCCATCTCTTCAACACTGCACCGTGATGTCCATCGTGTGCATGCGTATGGGCTGTGCCATGCCAATTTGAAGTCTGTTCCACTACGGTACTAGGGCAGCAGTGATATAATGTTCACTAAATGACAGATTAGTTGAACTCATAGAAAAGGCTAATTCACAACTATACATTAAAGAGTTTAACTTGACTAGACTAGTGCTAAGAGCACATAGCACTAATGTGTATTGCAGTGCTTTATAATGTCATGATGGGGCTTTTGCTTCAGCTTGTTAGGGGTATGCCTTACTCTGTACAATACCAGAGTAGACTTTATTTTCACCAATCAAATGTTTAAAGGAAACACACAATTTGCCATCTATGGTGAGTTGAATATTGTACACATCTATATATTTTCCACTTGATTatacataaatagatataaactATTTACTAAAAAGTGGTTATgaaagaaataaatacaaaataagagTCTGAGCATGATACTTCATGTGCGGAATTGTACTATTTAAAATGTACATCAGAAATACATTATTTGAACTCtgattaaaatatttattttcccaaCTTAATAGTAGACATAAATATACTCTTATACCTTTTTCCAAAATATGTGTTTTACTTTCTTATAAATAAAGATTTCATTGGGAAATAAAGTGTCCTTGCAAAAGTattattcctttctttttttcttatctgAATTTCAACGGCACCCACAGCCTTCGACAACCATGTCTTGGTAGTTTTTCAAGATAACTTTTTCATACTCATCCAGGTAGAGCAGGGAAATGGGACTGAGGTCTGTAGGCACACAACATGCCCTGGGAATGTTTGTGTTTACGGAGTTCACCAAAGTCTGGACAATGGCGTGATTGGTAGAATTGAGGTGTTCTGCCAGTGGAAAGGGGCACTCTCCTTGGCAGTAGAAGGCATGATAACCTGGCGGGGCAACAATCCAGTCATTCCAGCCCACGTCACTGAAGTCAACATAGAGGGCATGCCTCCTGCAGTTAGCTTTGTGCTTCTTCCTCTGCTTGTTGTTGCGCGCTTGCCTCTTCTCCCGTGTATGGAGAACTTGTCCCTTGCCGTCATGGCTGAAGGTCACCAGCAGCGGCCTCATCTGAGGCCACGAGTCCTCATTCTGGTGCACGGACCTGCTCACCCTCACGTGCCTCCGCGCGTCGCTCTCTTCGCTGTCCAAGTGGACCACCTCCACCATGAAACCATGGTTGGTGTGTCCTTCCATGGTCCAGCGGTTCACCGCGGGGCTCACGTCAAAGCTTTCCCACTTGCTCAGAGCATGCTGCACCAGTCTGGTGTCTAGGAGTCTCGTGATGGGCTCTTTGAAGGGTATGGCGGGTTTGATAACCTCGTGAATGTTGATTCGATGGTAgccggtgctgctgctgctgttgctgctgctggcgATGGCCCCCATGACTTGCTCCCTGTAGATACGGAGCTCCGCTGAGGTGATGAGCTCCTCCCCAGGAATGGATGTCAGGTTGAAGAAGAACCGCTGCGTCGTCTTCCCACTGTGACTGCTAAGTTCCTCTGATGACTCTATATGTGGGATAGAGAAACAAACATGTCAGACAACCATTAACCTCTAGATGAGATGACTTTCCAGTAGTGGGCTGTTGCTTCACATCAGAATCAGTAAATAGGCTTAACTAACATATTCTTTCACAAAACTATAATACTTTTAACGTTctgaaaataattatttttaaggaTCTCAAGTGGCACGACTCAGGCTAATGTTTAAGCGCAGAGGGAAGCACAGAGATGCAAACTTAGACTTAACCAGTGCTCCTTCGTTGTGGCCAGGTCCTTACCACTGCATGCCAAACAGCTATTTTTTGTTTGCAGTCTTTGATGGGATCATGCCCATTTCCAACCACACAAAGATTTTCCAGCCAGACAAacctttctctttactttaacCATTAAGCGTCTGCATATAACAAacctttctctttactttaacCATTTAGCGTCTGCGTATAACAAacctttctctttactttaacCATTTAGCGTCTGCATATAACCGTCGACATTGTCATAATCTGCAAGTACAGGGGCTTGAGGTATGTAGACATAGAGGCTGGTGTCTGGCCATCAATGTGTTCATTTTTCTTATAATTTGTCTATGCGTTATGGAAAACAATCCATAATATATTACGCACTTTTCAGTTTTTTGAGAGGCTAACCTAATCATAAATCCATGTTTTATTAAGATTACAGTCTGGGTACATGTTGGCCCATTCTCAGCCAGTTAAAAAGTTGGGGTGAAAACAGGCATATCGGAGCTCATGTTCTTGGCCCTCTCTCTAGTTAACTGGAAGACTTCCAGAAATGTTGAAAACCTGTGGCTTCGCAGTTTAAGTGAGAGAATCACTGAAATCATTTTTAAATAGGACTATGCACTTCAGTGGTATTCATACATTTGAAACACATGGCTTTACGAAGTAATTGTTCTCAGAACAAGTTTGAGCTTGTTTGTGTCATTGGAAGCACATATTTTAAGTGATTCAGGGCTCCCTACATGGCACCCTATTGATGTTACACATCTCTCTGTGGAGAAACTATGCGTTCTGTTGCAACTGTTACATGATCAAAATGAGTTAAGACCAAAGGGCTTGCAATTACAGTACATTCAAAGTAAACTGAGCTAATACTTGCATGCCAGTATTGGGTTGGTTTGTCTGAGCAAGCCCACGCCAAATTAATTATGcaacattatttttttaatcaacacAGTAACGTTATTTCTTTACTGACATTCTTAAGGCAGTTTACTATACGGTGGATGATAGCTTAAGTCAGTACACAGACTGggacagaagaggaagaagtcgaaaagagagggagggcgagtgtgtgtgtgtgtgtgtgtgtgtgtgagtgtgaaacaaGAACTGACACTTTGTATATTTCATTTTCCTTACCATCGTGATGAAAGCTTCTAATTGTGTTCGCCCGACTGGCAGGCTTTTCTGAGATCCTTGCCAATGACCCTTTATGTCTCCCGAGGGTTTTCTCTGAATTTGCAGAGTGCAAGTTATATAGATCCATCATATACTGTGGAATGACCGCCAACTTGCTGGGATTCGGTCTACGTTTCAGGCCAAACATGTTGAGTAGGCGAAGTTCGAAAGTGTTTAAGACGTCTTGCGGTGGGTTTTGCCTTCCAGACTCGCTGTACTTCCGCCGGCCAACCTCGGGAATAAGTCCGGTGCAATCTCCGAGAAACACCTGACCGAGAAGCAGCACCATAACAGCACGGACAACGAAGAGCATGACCATTCTCGTCTGATAAATGACAACCTGTCAATACTGAATCGCTGCTGTCACAGCGGATACAGCGATGGAAATGTTATTGGGTTCCGATATGAAGTAGCCATGATAGATGTAATTAGTGTAACAAGAGTATACGTTTTTCCAAGTAATTCTTCCTCATTCGCAGAGCACGTTGCACCATGGGCTCAAATTAAATGTAAGCATGCCGATTCGGACCTCTAAAGCGCAATAACTGACCACTGTCCATAGCGCAAACGATATCATATTAAAGCTGGTCTATAATTAAGAGGCGGGTCGAGGGGGTCAGCGCTTTACTAGCCTAGTATGAGTGCAACTGGGATCAGACTATTTGCTACAACAGCCTACATTAATTCTAAATGATTACTCCTTTACCATATCCAGCCAAAATACATTAGGTATTAGTTCTGATGAAATTGTTGGAGTTTTtaacattacaaaaaaatagGTTAACAAGTCTCTGAATAAACATTGTTCAAGATTAACAATACGGCTTTAGAGCGCATGGGAAACTGTCGAGCTCTTACAATCGATCAAATAATGCACTGACGGATCCATTGACAACCCCCGGAACTGGAAGTAACAAGTGTTATACATCCACTATGAGCTTGTAAAACTGCAGTCCAGTGCTCAGAGCAACCTTTTGGGTAGGTGTTGTCTTTCCAAGTGCAAGTTCACTAGATAAAGTCCAGGCAAAACGCAAGTCCCAAGTCGGAGCCACTACTGACGGCGGCGCGTACCGATCCTCCCCATGATAGTCGAGCAGGTTCCAAGGAAATGTCTACACTCAGTTCGTCGAAATGGTTCTTCGCTTCGCCTTTGTTCATTCAGTTTTGTGGTCGATTTCCATTTGACAGAGCACCTTTACTTAACGCTGTTTTGCTGAAAACAAAAACCTTCCAAAGAACTGACCGCCTGTTTTTATACATATTCTAAAACAGCCACACTCGTTAAAAATAAATTAGAAAACATGTTTTAAGTCCAAGTTCAGACTACGTCTTCTACTCTTAAATCGGCAAATATACTCAGTGCTTTTGAGTTTGAGAGAAATTATCCATTCCAGTCTTCTCTCGGAATGTGTTGCTCTCTCGCCACGGTCGCAGCACGAACTCAGATGCGTGTCCTGTGCGCGCAGCACTTGATTGAGGCCGTGTCTGTTCCTGATGTCTTTTGTGGCTGTGATGTCACGGGCTCATCACATCACAAGCGGGAAGACCGTACATGCCACCTATGACAACTCATTTCTTTACGTTTAACATTTCAATACTTTGAATATGCGGTGACCACCCCCTCCTCGTACATAACGGAAAATATGAGACATCTTTAAAGCGTTTTAAAGTCTTGTGACTTTGAAGCACATTACAAGTGCACAGACGAAGTAGATGTGGACATTTCAGTTGCGTTTTAGGATATTCAAAGAGCATTAAATATGATTTACTTAAAAGATATACCAacattcaaaaaaaaaacttgaggcTTTAATTCAAAAGTTGATATTTGGGTACAGTGCGCCAACATGTGGAGATAGGCTAGACTActctttgagaagtgttttacTAGCGGGACATGATTACACTAGCATTTACTTGGGAAAGGCTTTCTTCACCAATATGAATCTGTTATTTTGTAGCCTACATAAAtccatgagaaaaaaaatggatgcaATGCAATAAACTCCAGGACAATTTAACCTGAAACATGACTGCTCCGGAAGCCTAAATTAATTACAAAGCAGTTTATTGAAAAGTttaacaaagaaacacaaaaaagtaCATAACATTTTTCTGGGGGGGAAATCATCTGCAGCCACATTCATCCACAACCATGTCCTCATAATGCCTTAGGACAACATTGTCATTGTTGTCATAATACAACATAGAAATGGGGGACAACTTAATTGGAACACAGCAGGGTTGTGGGGTGCCCTTCGGATCAAAGGAATGGACTAAAGTCTGCAGGATGGCGTGGTTGGTCCCATTAAGACTTTCGCTCAAGGGGAAGGGACACTCTCCATGGCAATAATTAGCCACATATCCCTGAGGCGCGATGATCCAGTCTTGCCATCCAACATCCTTGAAGTCGATATACAACCGTCTCGGTTTGCAGACGTTACTGGGCGTGACCGGTAGATAATAAgcacttctctttctcctcgaTCTGCAGTGGAGTGGGTTCAAAGACACGACTACCAGCGACGTATAGAATTCTGGAACTGTACCTACATACTGATGCGAAATCACATTATCAATGTCAAAATAAAGTGGGTCTAAAGTGTTGGTTAACTGGCTTGGGTGTAAAATGAGAATCATCCCATAGTTCTTGCTGGGTTTTCTCCAAGATTCTGCTATGTCAGTCAAATTAAAGCGTACAGACCCAGAGGTTAGTTGCACAGACTGAGAGAAGAGCAGTTGTCGAGTGGAACCGTGATTCACCCCTTTAAGTGTGGTCTTCAGAACTTTAAAAAGCGACATACTAAAGGCGCGCTGACCGAGGTCCTGTGACACGCGAGAAAAGTCTTGCTTGAACTTAATTTCCAGCTGTGCAAATGAGAGTTGCTCAATTTTCTCGAGCACAGACATGTTGAAAAACAGATGCTTCTCCACACATTTGGAGCAGTGGCTGTTGGATCCCGGGATTATTCTACCTGTTTGGTAAACAGATCATATGGACAATGCAGTTAAATTGTGGACCGTTTAGCgtagacattttaaaatacacCTCATGGAGTATTTTGGGACCAATCATATATAAATGAACTCACCTTGATCTTGGACAAATCGCACTATGTTGCCCCGCACCCCAAACTCTGAAACCACGCATGGGTCATTTGTCGATACAGCGTTATCCTCCGAATGGGCCTTTTTGAAAATCTTCCAAAGCAGTGGAGGAACAGCGCCATGCGCTGACGGCCTAGGTCGACTAGACAGACCCAACGTCTTTAAAATTAACTGCTCTTGAAACTCTGGATTATCACTAATGTTAAAAGCAGACACAATCCAAATGATAACGATTAAAAACATCAGGGTAAAAGTTGACCCCGCCATACTACACAATGGGCATCCAGTCGATGCCCTTTGTCCTTACCTCCGTTTCTATTTCTAACCTCAAGGCTTGTGTCAGGACTATTGATAACAAGGTGCTAATTGCTGGATTagtcctgattggctgagacTAACAACAGACATCAAAAAAGTGATAGACAAGGCACCATGGTGTGGAGGATGGCGCCGCGCGTGCGCAAACGATTCAACGTAGTATCAGGTAGTATGCAAAAACTTAGCAGTGCTCCACAACTGCTGttagtgttgtctgtgtttttaataCAGCATTATGTGTGCATTTATCCACAGGCAATTCACATCTGGCCGAAATTAATTGAATCACGAGGCTATTGAATATAGATGTAATTTTTTGTGTGCACAATTACATTAATAAAAGTGTCAGATCTTGTAATACAGAATTGCAGACAAGAGtatttctgtgttattttcCTGCAGAACAGAATCATTGTTTTCATCAGACACATTCCAGGCCTGAATGGTAAAAGCACTGACAAGACATGGATTGATCCATTAGCTCTTTGCTGATAGCAATTCCTTGGCTGAACCCTGGGAATGCATTCCATGTGATGAACTGTAGTGAGTGAATAATACAGGCCAGGCCAGAGGATTAAAGGCACCCTCTGTATACCAGGCAGAATGGGAAGCACACTCATGGAATCATCATATGAATCCCTTCTCCATTTTAAACAAATCTGAATGATTTAATAACTAATGGCACCACCATAGCTAGAATAGAACATAGCTCAACCGTCAGGAGTGCAGCTAGGATACTGTTTGTTTAAGACCATATTAAAAGTATAAGAAAAGTCATGAACTGATCATTGTTTGGATATATAAGGCATGTGAACAATAGCGGATGGGAGTAAAACAGAAATGTGGTTGATATTTTCAGTGATGTATTTTCTTTGCAGTAGAACATACAATTTCACACTTGATGAGATTGTTACGCAAAACAACCCTTGCAATACATATTACATGTCAAGAGAAAGAGTggataaaacaattaaaatgttttggttacatGTATTTGAATGCATCAATAGCCTATTATTGGCATTGTAAAGTAAATGTTCTGGTGGATGGGCTGATGGCTAAAGCATGATGTCTATTCTGAGTGGTCTTTTTGCAGGAAGTTATGCTCCTTCCATCAGATCAAAACACCTCAAAGCAATCTCATGCAGAAACTAAGATTAATCACATTTGagtacacatgaacacatctctctgtgtgtgtgagtgtgtgtgtgtgtgagagagtgtgaggagagagagagagagagagagagggagagagagagagagagggtgaaaggttCATCATAGTAATAACATTGAGATGTGTGCT
Above is a window of Clupea harengus chromosome 14, Ch_v2.0.2, whole genome shotgun sequence DNA encoding:
- the bmp2a gene encoding bone morphogenetic protein 2; this encodes MVMLFVVRAVMVLLLGQVFLGDCTGLIPEVGRRKYSESGRQNPPQDVLNTFELRLLNMFGLKRRPNPSKLAVIPQYMMDLYNLHSANSEKTLGRHKGSLARISEKPASRANTIRSFHHDESSEELSSHSGKTTQRFFFNLTSIPGEELITSAELRIYREQVMGAIASSSNSSSSTGYHRINIHEVIKPAIPFKEPITRLLDTRLVQHALSKWESFDVSPAVNRWTMEGHTNHGFMVEVVHLDSEESDARRHVRVSRSVHQNEDSWPQMRPLLVTFSHDGKGQVLHTREKRQARNNKQRKKHKANCRRHALYVDFSDVGWNDWIVAPPGYHAFYCQGECPFPLAEHLNSTNHAIVQTLVNSVNTNIPRACCVPTDLSPISLLYLDEYEKVILKNYQDMVVEGCGCR
- the gdf3 gene encoding protein DVR-1 — translated: MAGSTFTLMFLIVIIWIVSAFNISDNPEFQEQLILKTLGLSSRPRPSAHGAVPPLLWKIFKKAHSEDNAVSTNDPCVVSEFGVRGNIVRFVQDQGRIIPGSNSHCSKCVEKHLFFNMSVLEKIEQLSFAQLEIKFKQDFSRVSQDLGQRAFSMSLFKVLKTTLKGVNHGSTRQLLFSQSVQLTSGSVRFNLTDIAESWRKPSKNYGMILILHPSQLTNTLDPLYFDIDNVISHQYVGTVPEFYTSLVVVSLNPLHCRSRRKRSAYYLPVTPSNVCKPRRLYIDFKDVGWQDWIIAPQGYVANYCHGECPFPLSESLNGTNHAILQTLVHSFDPKGTPQPCCVPIKLSPISMLYYDNNDNVVLRHYEDMVVDECGCR